Proteins co-encoded in one Halococcoides cellulosivorans genomic window:
- a CDS encoding enoyl-CoA hydratase/isomerase family protein translates to MSEAITVDREDRIGAITLDRPDRLNALNAAMLEDLAAAIDRLGADEAVRAITITGAGDRAFCAGADVEELILDPDAAGARAGARRGQETFDRLEACPTPVIAGIDGVSLGGGMELAAAADLRIATPDARFGQPEIDLGVIPCWGGTQRLQRIVGEGRAREIVLTGDQYAADEMAEMGFLSDVVEDLDAALSDLADRIAAGPPLAQAAAKRAMRAGRDDFEAGLAVEAEAFGTLAASDDARRGVEAFLNDETPGFEGE, encoded by the coding sequence ATGTCCGAAGCCATCACCGTCGACCGCGAGGATCGCATCGGCGCGATCACACTCGATCGACCCGACCGACTGAACGCGCTGAACGCCGCGATGCTCGAGGATCTCGCCGCCGCGATCGATCGGCTGGGGGCCGACGAGGCGGTGCGCGCGATCACGATCACGGGGGCCGGTGATCGGGCGTTCTGTGCCGGCGCGGACGTCGAGGAATTGATCCTCGACCCCGACGCGGCGGGCGCACGGGCGGGCGCTCGACGCGGCCAGGAGACGTTCGATCGCCTGGAGGCCTGCCCGACGCCGGTGATCGCGGGGATCGACGGGGTCTCACTCGGCGGCGGGATGGAACTCGCCGCCGCGGCGGACCTACGGATCGCGACGCCCGACGCCCGGTTCGGCCAACCGGAGATCGACCTCGGTGTCATTCCGTGCTGGGGTGGCACCCAGCGGCTTCAGCGCATCGTCGGTGAGGGCCGCGCCCGCGAGATCGTCCTCACGGGCGATCAGTACGCCGCCGACGAGATGGCCGAGATGGGCTTTCTGAGTGACGTGGTCGAGGATCTGGATGCGGCGCTCTCAGACCTGGCCGATCGGATCGCGGCGGGCCCGCCGCTGGCCCAGGCCGCCGCCAAACGCGCGATGCGTGCCGGTCGGGACGATTTCGAGGCCGGCCTCGCGGTCGAGGCCGAGGCGTTCGGGACGCTCGCCGCAAGTGACGACGCCCGCCGGGGTGTCGAGGCGTTTCTGAACGACGAGACGCCAGGCTTCGAGGGTGAATGA
- a CDS encoding DUF63 family protein, with the protein MYLVLPSGLVFPDLWLAVALLVAAAVVVAFLVALEPRIDQWVVLGLIPWMIVGGIVHALTVLPQGSPYPPVVADLFAAPAVYLTVFVVTGATWIGLIFLATAAGTEDSTPMYLLYVGVGVAVTLLVATLYWAQPSGLAPIEPAIAVAAAIALSAVVWLATALRATEAVSRAWLVTPLVIFAHALDGTTTAVGYDLLQVTERSPIPRLIMDSAAALPTEQYIGAGWAFVVVKIAVAVVIAVYLSDFLDDEPVRANLLYVVVIALGLGPAVNNLILFVLGV; encoded by the coding sequence ATGTACCTGGTGCTCCCGAGTGGGTTGGTGTTCCCCGATCTGTGGCTGGCGGTCGCCCTGCTCGTCGCGGCGGCGGTCGTGGTCGCGTTTCTGGTCGCACTCGAACCCCGGATCGATCAGTGGGTCGTCCTCGGGTTGATCCCCTGGATGATCGTCGGGGGAATTGTACACGCCCTGACCGTACTCCCCCAGGGGAGCCCATACCCGCCGGTGGTCGCGGACCTGTTCGCCGCGCCGGCGGTCTATCTCACGGTCTTCGTCGTCACGGGGGCGACCTGGATCGGGTTGATCTTCCTCGCGACGGCGGCGGGCACCGAGGACTCGACGCCGATGTATCTCCTCTATGTCGGCGTCGGCGTCGCGGTGACGCTGCTGGTCGCGACCCTCTACTGGGCGCAGCCGAGCGGTCTCGCTCCGATCGAGCCGGCCATCGCGGTCGCCGCAGCGATCGCCCTCTCGGCGGTGGTCTGGCTGGCGACGGCGCTGCGCGCGACCGAGGCCGTGAGTCGGGCCTGGCTGGTGACGCCGCTGGTGATCTTCGCGCACGCGCTCGACGGGACGACGACCGCCGTCGGCTACGACCTCCTCCAGGTCACCGAACGGTCGCCGATCCCTCGACTCATCATGGACAGCGCCGCGGCGCTCCCGACCGAGCAGTACATCGGCGCTGGCTGGGCGTTCGTCGTCGTCAAAATCGCCGTCGCGGTCGTGATCGCGGTGTATCTCTCGGACTTTCTGGACGACGAACCCGTCCGGGCGAACCTCCTCTACGTCGTCGTGATCGCGCTCGGTCTCGGCCCCGCCGTCAACAACCTGATCCTGTTCGTCCTTGGGGTCTGA